Proteins encoded together in one Diceros bicornis minor isolate mBicDic1 chromosome 18, mDicBic1.mat.cur, whole genome shotgun sequence window:
- the LOC131416796 gene encoding olfactory receptor 1A1-like codes for MMELAESPKEITRKGSVRKDNQSSNMDFILLGVINQQEQEDFFFILFLFIYPITLIGNLLIILAIHSDIHLHNPMYFLLANLSFVDIFFSSVTLPKMLTNHLLGTKTISYGGCLTQMYFMIGMANIDSYILAAMAYDRAVAISRPLHYTTVMSPRSCVLLVVMSWVVGNANALPHTLLTSKLSFCGKQEIANFYCDLAFLLKLSCSDIHFNVNMMYLGVSVFCVPLLCIIVSYVQVFSTVLRVPSTKGVLKAFSTCGSHLTVVSLYYGTVMGMYFRPLTSYSLKDAVITVMYIAVTPMLNPFIYSLRNRDMKAALGKLFNNGISSYPHTLETSVTN; via the exons ATGATGGAGTTGGCTGAGTCACCAAAGGAAATAACAAGGAAAG GGTCCGTGAGAAAAGACAACCAGTCCTCTAACATGGATTTCATCCTCCTGGGAGTTATCAACCAGCAGGAACAAGAAGACTTCTTCTTCATCCTCTTTCTGTTCATTTACCCCATCACATTGATTGGTAACCTGCTCATCATCTTGGCCATTCACTCTGACATTCACCTTCACAATCCCATGTATTTTCTCCTTGCCAACCTCTCCTTTGTTGACATCTTCTTCTCCTCTGTAACACTCCCTAAGATGCTGACCAACCATCTCTTGGGCACCAAAACCATCTCTTATGGAGGATGCCTAACACAGATGTATTTTATGATCGGCATGGCTAACATAGATAGCTATATCTTGGCAGCAATGGCATATGATCGTGCTGTGGCCATCAGCCGCCCACTTCATTACACAACAGTTATGAGCCCACGGTCTTGTGTCCTGCTAGTTGTCATGTCTTGGGTTGTTGGAAATGCCAATGCCCTCCCACACACTCTGCTCACATCTAAGCTGTCCTTCTGTGGAAAACAGGAAATAGCCAACTTCTATTGTGATTTGGCCTTTTTGCTCAAGCTGTCCTGTTCTGACATCCACTTCAATGTGAACATGATGTACCTGGGGGTTAGTGTTTTCTGTGTGCCATTACTATGCATCATCGTCTCCTATGTTCAGGTCTTTTCCACAGTCTTACGGGTTCCATCCACCAAGGGTGTGCtcaaagccttctccacctgtggtTCCCACCTCACAGTTGTTTCTTTGTATTATGGGACAGTCATGGGCATGTATTTCCGCCCTCTGACTAGTTATAGCCTAAAGGATGCTGTGATAACTGTGATGTACATCGCAGTGACCCCAATGTTAAATCCCTTCATCTATAGTCTGAGAAATCGGGACATGAAGGCTGCCCTGGGGAAACTTTTCAACAATGGAATCTCCTCATACCCTCATACTTTGGAGACTTCAGTTACCAATTAG